A part of Desulfobacter sp. genomic DNA contains:
- a CDS encoding PEP-CTERM/exosortase system-associated acyltransferase, whose protein sequence is MFEYGTFRFKEVDSEDLLRQVFRLRYEVYALEFGFENPYDFPDKLEKDAYDSHSIHFVSINEYDEVIGTVRMILDSEKGFPVEHASEITRFKDKPAPRHLTEISRLAVSKNMRRRPEDGIHGVESYIPRSQGGVSDLSLTSNPGVEKRKKPAIILGLYKIVYLKCKELGISHMYMITEDKLYHALYKFGFVFIQIGPSIEYHGKRTPYATSWHTIETHMHEQHPDLLQFLTLGLDKRARPEFPA, encoded by the coding sequence ATGTTTGAATATGGAACGTTCCGTTTCAAGGAAGTCGATTCTGAGGACCTTCTCAGACAGGTTTTTCGATTGAGATATGAAGTCTATGCCCTGGAGTTCGGGTTTGAAAATCCCTACGATTTCCCGGATAAGCTGGAAAAGGATGCCTACGACAGCCACTCCATTCATTTTGTGTCCATAAATGAATACGACGAAGTCATCGGCACGGTAAGGATGATCCTTGATTCCGAAAAAGGATTCCCCGTCGAACACGCATCTGAAATAACCCGGTTCAAGGATAAGCCCGCCCCCAGACACCTCACCGAAATATCACGACTGGCCGTATCGAAAAACATGCGCCGCAGACCAGAAGACGGTATTCACGGGGTGGAATCGTATATCCCCAGATCCCAAGGCGGCGTATCCGATCTTTCCTTGACAAGCAACCCGGGTGTGGAAAAACGGAAAAAGCCTGCGATTATTCTGGGGCTGTACAAAATTGTGTATCTCAAATGCAAAGAACTGGGAATATCCCATATGTACATGATTACAGAAGACAAGCTGTATCATGCCCTGTACAAATTCGGCTTTGTGTTCATCCAGATAGGCCCCTCCATTGAATACCACGGCAAACGGACCCCCTATGCCACCTCCTGGCACACAATTGAAACCCATATGCACGAACAACATCCGGACCTGCTGCAATTCCTGACGTTGGGGCTTGATAAAAGGGCTCGCCCCGAATTCCCGGCCTGA
- a CDS encoding cyclic nucleotide-binding domain-containing protein, which produces METDFQDLVDFLSSAPLFSSVPKTQVKEIAGLFTKEVFQKGDIICRQGDPGDAMYVIRSGVVSLLKEIDGREVYLSELKRGDFFGEIALLSGEPRNATARVSLDAVLFCLTRRHFETLIKKNKSIGLYLSRHYAKRMVFKEQGGRGAGKKKAPVFHAVSATGPDLGVSHFLYSVSFHISDESWKRVLVIEPHLEAERIMEKYGLGRVECSVPGLFDLLPENSYRARDIQWFAHGSGFEVLQLTTGFSDRLSEVMPVLMEGIQESYDVVFFNLTHHLNEMERLFVRLCDRTLLLIHNTLEKIGAVRERLSELEEICGASAFLGRIWVGVSHLYGEKGVVRRELKDRLGLSETPSIWVDRSDLAFRDRIDTSKCFPVKGPRAVAREIAGIRLGLALGAGAARGWAHIGVLKVLEEAGIHIDMISGTSMGALVGGVYAATASVEALKRFTIDLFPTRAEAKKKIFDYTLSRKGLLKGSKAAGLVRRAVGNADFLDLQIPAFIIAVDILNGEEVIFETGDVTDAIRSSIAIPAVFYPFRHQGRWMVDGGLLNPVPVDVLLRKGADMVVAVSIEPRGSSARHQDKSPGIKQIVSQTISIVHGRATGDFVKSVDLVLYPDVAAFAWDDFHRGISLMRIGMEECLSRLEDIKKLILEKGARSG; this is translated from the coding sequence ATGGAAACAGATTTCCAGGACCTTGTGGATTTTTTGTCCAGCGCCCCCCTTTTTTCATCTGTACCTAAAACCCAGGTGAAAGAGATCGCAGGGCTGTTCACAAAAGAAGTGTTCCAGAAGGGCGATATCATTTGCAGGCAGGGAGACCCCGGGGATGCCATGTATGTGATCCGGTCCGGGGTGGTGTCGCTGCTCAAGGAAATAGACGGCCGTGAAGTGTATTTATCAGAGTTGAAGCGTGGTGATTTTTTCGGAGAGATTGCCCTGTTGTCCGGGGAACCCCGGAACGCGACGGCCAGGGTCTCACTGGATGCGGTGCTCTTTTGCCTGACCCGGAGGCATTTTGAGACCCTGATAAAAAAAAATAAAAGCATCGGACTCTATCTGAGCCGGCATTATGCAAAGCGGATGGTTTTCAAGGAACAGGGGGGGCGGGGCGCCGGGAAGAAAAAAGCACCGGTTTTTCATGCCGTGTCCGCCACAGGGCCGGACCTTGGCGTTTCCCATTTTCTGTATTCGGTTTCCTTCCATATTTCAGATGAATCCTGGAAACGGGTGCTGGTGATTGAGCCCCACCTTGAGGCGGAACGTATCATGGAAAAATACGGCCTGGGCCGGGTTGAATGCTCGGTGCCCGGCCTTTTTGACCTGCTTCCGGAAAACAGCTACAGGGCCAGGGATATCCAGTGGTTTGCACATGGATCCGGGTTTGAAGTGCTTCAGCTGACCACCGGTTTTTCAGATCGGCTTTCGGAAGTGATGCCGGTATTGATGGAAGGGATCCAGGAAAGCTATGATGTGGTTTTTTTTAACCTCACCCATCACCTGAATGAGATGGAACGGCTGTTTGTCCGGCTTTGTGACCGGACACTGCTGTTGATTCACAATACCCTTGAAAAGATTGGGGCGGTCCGGGAACGGCTTTCAGAGTTGGAGGAAATTTGCGGGGCCAGTGCCTTTCTGGGGCGCATCTGGGTGGGAGTCAGCCATTTATACGGCGAAAAAGGGGTGGTCCGCCGGGAACTCAAAGACCGGCTGGGGCTGTCGGAAACCCCTTCAATCTGGGTGGACCGTTCCGACCTGGCCTTCAGGGACCGGATTGATACCAGCAAATGCTTTCCGGTAAAAGGGCCCCGGGCCGTTGCCAGAGAGATCGCCGGCATCCGGCTGGGATTGGCGCTTGGCGCCGGCGCCGCCAGGGGATGGGCCCATATCGGGGTGCTGAAGGTTCTTGAAGAGGCCGGGATCCATATTGACATGATTTCAGGGACGAGCATGGGGGCCCTGGTGGGCGGTGTTTATGCGGCCACCGCATCTGTTGAGGCCTTAAAGCGGTTCACCATAGATCTTTTTCCCACCCGGGCCGAGGCAAAGAAAAAAATTTTTGACTATACCCTGTCCCGGAAAGGGCTGTTAAAGGGGAGCAAGGCGGCCGGGCTTGTACGGCGGGCCGTGGGCAATGCCGATTTTCTTGATCTTCAGATCCCTGCCTTTATTATTGCGGTGGATATCTTAAATGGTGAGGAAGTGATTTTTGAAACCGGGGACGTAACCGATGCCATCCGGTCCAGTATTGCCATTCCTGCTGTTTTCTACCCCTTCAGGCACCAGGGCCGCTGGATGGTAGACGGCGGTTTGTTAAACCCGGTGCCGGTGGATGTCCTGCTCCGGAAGGGGGCGGACATGGTGGTTGCCGTGAGCATAGAACCCAGGGGAAGCTCAGCACGGCATCAGGATAAATCCCCGGGAATCAAACAGATCGTATCCCAGACCATCAGTATCGTACACGGAAGGGCCACAGGGGATTTTGTCAAAAGCGTCGACCTGGTGCTATACCCCGATGTGGCGGCCTTTGCCTGGGATGATTTCCACAGGGGAATCTCCCTGATGCGCATTGGGATGGAAGAATGTTTGAGCCGGCTTGAGGATATAAAAAAACTGATTTTGGAAAAAGGGGCCAGAAGCGGATAA
- a CDS encoding MGMT family protein gives MSPFTRKVLDVISAIPEGRVLSYGRAAALAGNPRGARQVSRLLHSMSQKHDLPWHRVVNAAGKISLPRGRGYELQKALLESEGIYFSPTHTIDLSVYLWAPADDGPELS, from the coding sequence ATCAGTCCCTTTACCCGAAAAGTGCTGGATGTGATTTCGGCCATTCCCGAGGGCCGGGTGCTCTCCTACGGCAGGGCGGCGGCCCTGGCCGGCAATCCCCGGGGGGCCAGGCAGGTGTCGAGACTCCTCCATTCCATGTCGCAAAAGCACGACCTGCCCTGGCACCGGGTGGTCAATGCCGCAGGAAAGATCTCCCTGCCCCGGGGGAGGGGCTACGAACTCCAGAAGGCATTGCTGGAATCGGAAGGGATCTATTTTTCTCCCACCCATACCATTGACCTTTCCGTCTATCTATGGGCCCCTGCTGATGACGGGCCTGAATTATCCTAG
- a CDS encoding amino acid ABC transporter permease: MFSKPSNKITLVDAAALALVIAAISFFVSRMGSVLAYEWDWGAIPRYFFFRDPETGALVPNILVRGFFTTVKLSLWATVLAFVLGTATGIMGARGDGFQRFVSRTYVEVVRNIPSLVLLIIFYYFVSSRFLDVLELDVWLRGQSAGVQKTVSLLMAEPGRFNAFLSAVAALGLYEGAYICEIVRGGILGLPGGQWEAAYSVGLSGPQTFRLVILPQAFRKVAFPLAGQFISTIKDSAIVSVISIQELTFQGMEVMAATFLTFEVWVTVTLLYFILTFPLSMSINYLDKKFSPRG; this comes from the coding sequence TTGTTCAGTAAACCGTCCAATAAAATAACACTTGTGGATGCGGCGGCATTGGCCCTGGTCATTGCCGCCATATCCTTTTTTGTATCCAGAATGGGGTCGGTGCTGGCCTATGAATGGGACTGGGGGGCCATCCCCCGGTATTTCTTTTTCAGGGATCCGGAGACCGGGGCGCTGGTGCCCAATATCCTGGTCAGGGGATTTTTCACCACAGTCAAGCTGAGTCTCTGGGCCACGGTCCTGGCCTTTGTTCTGGGAACCGCCACCGGCATCATGGGGGCCCGCGGGGACGGGTTCCAGCGCTTTGTCAGCCGGACCTATGTGGAGGTGGTCAGGAATATCCCTTCGCTGGTGCTGCTGATTATTTTTTATTATTTTGTTTCCAGCCGATTTCTGGATGTGCTGGAGCTGGATGTCTGGCTGAGGGGCCAGTCCGCCGGGGTGCAGAAAACCGTTTCGCTGCTCATGGCCGAGCCCGGCCGTTTCAATGCATTTCTTTCCGCCGTGGCAGCCCTGGGGCTGTACGAAGGGGCCTATATTTGTGAAATCGTCCGCGGGGGAATCCTGGGCCTGCCTGGGGGGCAGTGGGAGGCGGCCTATTCCGTAGGCCTGTCCGGACCCCAGACCTTCAGGCTGGTTATTCTGCCCCAGGCGTTCAGAAAAGTGGCCTTTCCCCTTGCCGGGCAGTTTATTTCCACCATCAAGGACTCGGCCATTGTCTCTGTGATTTCCATCCAGGAACTGACCTTCCAGGGCATGGAGGTGATGGCGGCAACATTCCTCACATTTGAGGTATGGGTGACGGTGACCCTGCTTTATTTTATCCTCACCTTTCCTTTGTCCATGTCCATCAATTACCTTGATAAAAAATTTTCTCCAAGGGGGTGA
- a CDS encoding transporter substrate-binding domain-containing protein, protein MKKLLLVCIALMLAAGTAFAGQTGAALSQESIIEKIQKQGVLRVGMSTFVPWAMKDKQGRLIGFEIDVAKKLAADMGVTVEFVPTAWSGIIPALLTGKFDVIIGGMGITPERNLKVNFTIPYEYSGMSMVAHRKKAAGFSRIEDFNKKEVAIAVRMGTTAEQAARKYMPNASFKLFENESQALQELNLGRVHAVVSSAPMPAFHALKFSKKLFVPLKDNFTREPIGFALRKGDYDALNYFNNWILINHESGFLKEREDYWFKTRDWESLVQ, encoded by the coding sequence ATGAAAAAGTTATTGCTGGTATGTATTGCACTCATGCTGGCCGCCGGCACTGCCTTTGCCGGACAGACCGGTGCGGCCCTTTCCCAGGAAAGCATCATTGAAAAGATTCAGAAACAAGGGGTGCTGAGGGTGGGGATGTCCACCTTTGTGCCCTGGGCCATGAAAGATAAACAGGGCCGCCTCATCGGGTTTGAGATCGACGTGGCCAAAAAACTGGCCGCAGACATGGGGGTGACGGTGGAGTTCGTGCCCACGGCCTGGTCCGGCATTATCCCGGCCCTGCTGACCGGAAAGTTCGACGTGATCATCGGGGGGATGGGGATCACCCCGGAGCGGAATCTCAAGGTGAATTTTACCATACCCTACGAGTACTCGGGCATGTCCATGGTCGCCCACCGCAAAAAGGCCGCAGGTTTCTCACGCATTGAAGATTTTAATAAAAAAGAGGTGGCCATTGCCGTGCGCATGGGCACTACGGCCGAGCAGGCCGCCAGGAAATATATGCCCAATGCCAGTTTCAAGCTCTTTGAAAATGAGAGCCAGGCCCTGCAGGAACTGAATCTGGGCCGGGTGCATGCCGTGGTCTCCTCGGCCCCCATGCCCGCCTTCCATGCCCTGAAGTTTTCCAAGAAACTCTTTGTTCCCCTTAAGGATAATTTTACCAGGGAACCCATCGGATTTGCCCTCCGGAAGGGGGACTACGATGCCCTGAACTATTTTAACAACTGGATTCTCATCAACCACGAGTCCGGATTCCTCAAGGAAAGGGAAGACTATTGGTTCAAGACCAGGGACTGGGAAAGCCTTGTTCAGTAA
- a CDS encoding amino acid ABC transporter permease: MYPPRNLIKSLLFVALMAAVLFTGYRGLEYNWQWYRIPHYFFTSGSGGPVPGILMQGLFVTVQISGISLLLSLFLGCFSAMARLSPFPVVRALAWIYVETIRNTPLLIQIFMIYFVISPVLDISAFWSAVWALSLFEGAYASEIIRSGILGVPKGQVEAAMGLGLSRPVIYYKVIFPQMLRTTLPMLAGQSVSLIKDSALVSTISIYDLTMQAQKIVSETFLTFEIWFAVALCYLAITASLSFLIRKLEIRMKFIL; the protein is encoded by the coding sequence ATGTATCCGCCCCGCAATCTGATCAAATCCCTGCTCTTCGTCGCGCTTATGGCCGCTGTTCTTTTTACCGGATACCGGGGGCTTGAATACAATTGGCAGTGGTATCGCATCCCCCATTATTTCTTTACTTCCGGATCCGGCGGACCGGTGCCGGGAATATTGATGCAGGGGCTTTTTGTTACCGTGCAAATTTCCGGTATCAGCCTGCTGCTCTCCCTGTTTCTGGGATGCTTCTCCGCCATGGCCAGGCTCTCTCCTTTTCCGGTTGTGCGGGCCCTGGCATGGATCTATGTGGAAACCATCCGGAATACCCCCCTGCTGATTCAGATTTTTATGATCTATTTTGTCATTTCCCCGGTGCTGGATATTTCGGCCTTCTGGTCGGCCGTCTGGGCCCTGAGTCTCTTTGAGGGGGCATATGCCTCGGAAATTATCCGGTCGGGGATTCTGGGGGTTCCCAAGGGCCAGGTTGAGGCGGCCATGGGGCTGGGACTTTCCCGGCCGGTGATCTATTACAAGGTCATATTCCCGCAGATGCTGAGGACCACCCTGCCCATGCTGGCCGGGCAGAGCGTTTCCCTGATCAAGGATTCAGCCCTGGTCTCCACCATTTCCATTTATGATCTGACCATGCAGGCCCAGAAAATCGTATCCGAAACCTTTTTAACTTTTGAAATATGGTTTGCCGTGGCATTATGCTATCTTGCCATAACGGCGAGCCTCTCTTTTCTGATCAGAAAACTGGAAATCCGGATGAAGTTTATCCTTTAA
- a CDS encoding FAD-dependent oxidoreductase produces the protein MNHPVIDTWIGDEQELDLSCLDAGHWEKMPRAVMGWKGLKIWDKSVDPVDMLAAYLSKASEESCGQCTPCRLGTARMATLAQGLSKGEGKAGDLDQIRHLVRQIGHTARCDLGRTLAKPVLDLMDQFRNEFTAAVRGKRRIQKSATYAATLTAPCIQACPAHVDIPAYLENVRMGQWSKAMDTVRQGCPMPGTIGRVCVRPCESACRRGELDAPLSVRAVKRFLGDLEMGGELAPLSSDSNTRPEKVAVVGAGPAGLSCAYYLGKQGIKATVFEAQEGPGGMAAYGIPSYRLPRDVIAHEVRMVESVGAEIRYNTAIGKNISLEELTTQGYKAVFVGAGAPAPAKMRCDGEDEGYENFIPGVEFLARAARGETPLSGRRVAVIGGGNVAMDCVRTSRRLGFSNINLIYRRTEAQMPADPHEIREAREEGVKFHFLVAPVRIVADDQHRVTGLECMKMILGEPDSSGRRRPVPVENSQFIMECDAIIPAIGQTCTLDNFLPKEDGVLSRWNTLEVDSITGQSPIPHIFGGGDCATGPSTLIAALAAGKKGALAIAGYLETGTCPDENDEMVRILTHAPTLFQSETTFSYPGCTQRAEAPILPPEIRVENFDEVEKGFAPFQARIEAARCLRCYRMVMAAF, from the coding sequence ATGAATCATCCAGTAATCGATACCTGGATCGGTGATGAACAGGAGTTGGACCTGTCATGCCTTGATGCGGGGCATTGGGAAAAGATGCCCAGAGCGGTTATGGGTTGGAAAGGGTTAAAAATATGGGATAAAAGTGTCGACCCGGTGGACATGTTGGCGGCCTACCTGAGCAAAGCTTCAGAAGAATCCTGCGGCCAGTGTACCCCCTGCCGTCTGGGCACGGCCAGGATGGCAACGCTTGCCCAAGGGTTGAGCAAAGGAGAGGGTAAGGCGGGTGATCTGGATCAGATCCGTCATCTGGTCCGCCAGATTGGTCATACGGCACGGTGTGACCTGGGGCGGACCCTGGCCAAACCAGTGCTGGACCTGATGGATCAGTTCAGAAACGAGTTTACTGCTGCGGTTAGGGGGAAACGGAGAATTCAAAAATCGGCAACCTATGCGGCGACCCTCACCGCTCCCTGCATCCAGGCCTGCCCGGCCCATGTGGATATTCCGGCCTACCTGGAAAATGTCCGTATGGGGCAATGGTCCAAAGCCATGGACACGGTCCGCCAGGGGTGCCCCATGCCCGGAACCATCGGCCGGGTCTGTGTCAGGCCCTGTGAGTCTGCCTGCCGGAGGGGAGAACTGGATGCGCCCTTATCTGTCCGGGCGGTGAAACGTTTCCTGGGTGATCTGGAGATGGGCGGTGAACTGGCCCCCCTTTCTTCAGATTCAAACACGCGTCCCGAAAAGGTGGCTGTTGTGGGCGCAGGCCCGGCAGGCCTCTCCTGCGCCTACTATCTTGGAAAACAGGGGATAAAGGCCACGGTATTTGAAGCCCAGGAAGGGCCGGGCGGCATGGCGGCATACGGCATCCCATCCTACCGCCTGCCAAGGGATGTGATTGCCCATGAAGTGCGGATGGTGGAATCTGTCGGCGCTGAAATTCGTTATAATACGGCCATCGGAAAAAATATCTCCCTGGAAGAGTTGACCACCCAGGGGTATAAGGCCGTTTTTGTCGGAGCCGGTGCGCCGGCACCGGCCAAGATGCGCTGTGACGGAGAAGATGAGGGGTATGAGAATTTCATTCCCGGCGTTGAGTTTCTGGCAAGGGCCGCCAGGGGGGAAACACCCCTTTCCGGAAGGCGTGTGGCTGTCATCGGCGGAGGTAACGTGGCCATGGACTGTGTGAGAACATCCCGGCGGCTGGGATTTTCCAATATCAACCTGATTTACCGCCGCACCGAGGCCCAAATGCCGGCAGATCCCCATGAAATCAGGGAAGCCAGAGAAGAAGGGGTAAAGTTTCATTTTCTTGTGGCGCCGGTCAGAATAGTTGCCGATGACCAGCACCGGGTCACCGGACTGGAATGTATGAAGATGATACTGGGAGAACCGGACAGCAGCGGCCGGAGAAGACCGGTTCCTGTGGAAAATTCCCAGTTCATCATGGAATGCGATGCCATTATCCCTGCCATCGGCCAAACCTGTACTTTGGATAATTTCCTGCCCAAAGAGGACGGGGTTTTAAGCCGGTGGAACACGCTGGAGGTGGATTCAATCACCGGTCAGTCACCCATCCCCCATATTTTTGGCGGCGGGGACTGCGCCACAGGACCAAGCACCCTCATCGCAGCACTGGCTGCCGGGAAAAAAGGGGCGCTTGCCATTGCCGGATACCTTGAAACCGGGACATGTCCGGATGAGAATGATGAAATGGTCCGGATACTCACCCATGCGCCGACCCTTTTCCAATCAGAGACGACCTTCTCTTATCCCGGATGCACCCAGCGGGCTGAAGCGCCAATCCTGCCGCCTGAGATCCGGGTGGAAAATTTCGATGAAGTGGAAAAAGGATTTGCTCCTTTTCAGGCGAGAATCGAAGCCGCCCGGTGCCTCCGCTGCTACCGCATGGTCATGGCAGCGTTTTAG
- the fdhF gene encoding formate dehydrogenase subunit alpha — MPTLIINNNQITFETGQTILEVARKNNIEIPTLCYLSECMPTGQCRICVVEVAGSADLLPACETPAGDGMTVLTHSPSVKEARKTIIEMLITSGAHNCLLMEAPAETWSEKQTGIMDQPWHDTTCPAYGDCRLQDLAIEYGVKVQETSLNWQNHPLDDETPLIVRDYSRCIGCGRCIQACNEIQVNLAIPENFGRRADHPDGWYPVVDYEACTHCGQCVQVCPTGALFEKKAFGMANNNEAEKIRTTCPYCGVGCQQLLHVKDDRIIKVTGVEDGAPNKGRLCVKGRFGYDFIHSQERLTHPLIREGETFRKASWDEALDLVAGKFTQIIKDHGPDALAGISCARSINEDSYNMQKLFRAVIGTNNIDHCARTCHAPTVAGLAQSFGSGAMTNSFDEFKHGKLFFVIGSNMTEAHPVAATWIKQAVRNGAHLIVADPRYNGIAAHAHTHLQIKVGSDVALLNAMMQVLITENLYDKEYVDAHTTGFDALKEMALSWPPERAAQICGVTADEIRTVARKLASIKPASLMYTLGITEHTCGVNNVMSCANLQMLLGNVGYAMGGVNPLRGQNNVQGACDMGALPADLPGYQKVTDTASREKFSMAWDANLSEKPGLMIPDMIDGLANGKIKALYVFGENIANTEPDIHHVEKCLASAEFLVCNDIFVTETTRFAHVVFPATAWSEDDGTFTNSERRVSRVRKAVTPPGESRPNWWIFKEIARRMGKVWASNSGQEIWDNELAELCPLFHGIRFSRIENDGLQWPCPSLDHPGTKVMHPDGAYTCGKGNLKAIEWTPPAEVPDKAYPFVLSTGRRLYHYHTRTQTGRCGGLNDLLGEETADISAQDAQRLGIAQGEKIRVFSRRGSVEVRAKITPQVPEGLVWMAFHFREGCANFLTNSAADPVSKTAEFKACAVNIEKIAS; from the coding sequence ATGCCGACTCTTATCATCAATAACAACCAGATAACTTTTGAAACGGGGCAGACCATTCTGGAGGTCGCCCGGAAAAACAATATTGAGATCCCAACCCTTTGCTACCTGTCTGAATGCATGCCCACAGGACAATGCCGGATTTGTGTGGTGGAGGTGGCAGGTAGCGCAGACCTTTTGCCCGCCTGCGAGACCCCGGCAGGTGACGGCATGACCGTCCTCACCCACAGCCCGTCCGTAAAAGAGGCGAGAAAAACCATCATTGAGATGCTCATCACCTCCGGGGCCCACAATTGCCTGCTCATGGAGGCACCCGCCGAAACCTGGAGCGAAAAACAGACCGGGATCATGGACCAGCCCTGGCATGATACCACCTGCCCGGCATACGGAGATTGCCGTCTCCAGGACCTGGCCATTGAATACGGCGTAAAGGTGCAGGAAACCAGCCTGAACTGGCAGAACCATCCCCTGGACGATGAAACCCCGCTGATTGTCAGGGATTATTCCCGGTGCATCGGCTGCGGCCGCTGCATTCAGGCCTGTAACGAAATCCAGGTCAACCTGGCCATACCGGAAAACTTCGGCCGGCGGGCCGATCATCCGGACGGATGGTACCCGGTTGTGGATTATGAGGCCTGCACCCATTGCGGGCAGTGTGTTCAGGTCTGCCCCACGGGCGCCTTGTTTGAAAAAAAGGCATTTGGCATGGCAAACAACAATGAGGCCGAAAAGATCCGGACCACCTGCCCGTACTGCGGAGTGGGCTGCCAGCAGTTGCTCCATGTCAAGGATGACCGGATCATCAAAGTGACCGGTGTGGAGGACGGCGCACCAAATAAGGGCCGCCTCTGCGTCAAGGGGCGGTTTGGATATGATTTTATCCATTCCCAAGAGCGGCTGACCCATCCATTGATCCGGGAAGGGGAAACCTTCCGCAAGGCCTCATGGGATGAGGCCCTGGATCTTGTGGCCGGCAAATTCACCCAGATCATCAAAGATCACGGTCCCGACGCCCTGGCCGGCATCTCCTGTGCCCGCTCCATCAATGAAGACTCCTATAACATGCAGAAACTTTTTAGGGCAGTGATCGGGACCAACAACATCGACCACTGCGCCCGGACCTGCCATGCCCCCACCGTGGCCGGGCTGGCCCAGTCCTTTGGTTCCGGCGCCATGACCAACTCCTTTGATGAATTCAAGCATGGCAAACTCTTTTTTGTCATCGGCTCCAACATGACAGAGGCCCATCCCGTGGCCGCCACCTGGATCAAGCAGGCCGTTCGCAACGGTGCCCATCTCATCGTGGCCGACCCCAGGTACAACGGTATTGCGGCCCACGCCCACACCCATCTGCAGATCAAGGTGGGGTCGGATGTGGCCCTGCTGAACGCCATGATGCAGGTTCTGATCACTGAAAATCTTTATGACAAAGAATATGTGGATGCCCATACCACAGGTTTTGATGCCCTCAAAGAGATGGCATTGTCATGGCCGCCGGAGAGGGCGGCCCAGATCTGCGGGGTTACGGCGGACGAGATCCGGACCGTGGCCAGAAAGCTGGCCTCAATCAAACCGGCTTCCCTGATGTACACCCTTGGGATCACCGAGCACACCTGCGGGGTCAACAACGTCATGTCCTGCGCCAATCTTCAGATGCTTCTGGGCAACGTGGGCTATGCCATGGGCGGGGTGAACCCCCTCAGGGGCCAGAACAACGTCCAGGGTGCCTGTGACATGGGGGCCCTGCCTGCAGATCTCCCCGGTTACCAGAAGGTGACGGATACGGCATCCCGTGAAAAATTTTCCATGGCATGGGACGCGAACCTTTCCGAGAAGCCCGGCCTGATGATTCCGGATATGATCGACGGCCTTGCCAACGGGAAAATCAAGGCCCTTTACGTTTTTGGAGAAAATATCGCCAATACCGAGCCTGATATCCATCATGTGGAAAAATGCCTGGCCTCTGCCGAATTTCTGGTGTGCAACGATATCTTTGTCACCGAGACCACACGGTTTGCCCATGTGGTGTTTCCGGCCACGGCCTGGAGTGAGGACGACGGCACCTTTACCAACAGTGAACGGCGGGTCAGCCGGGTGCGAAAGGCTGTGACCCCTCCGGGTGAATCAAGGCCCAACTGGTGGATTTTCAAGGAGATCGCCCGCCGGATGGGCAAAGTGTGGGCGTCAAACAGCGGCCAGGAAATCTGGGACAACGAGCTGGCCGAGCTTTGCCCGCTTTTCCATGGGATCCGCTTCTCACGGATCGAAAATGACGGCCTGCAGTGGCCCTGTCCCTCATTAGACCATCCCGGGACAAAGGTTATGCATCCGGACGGGGCCTATACCTGCGGCAAGGGCAACCTTAAGGCCATTGAGTGGACGCCGCCCGCCGAAGTGCCTGATAAGGCGTATCCCTTTGTCCTGAGCACCGGGCGCCGCCTCTACCATTACCATACCCGGACCCAGACCGGACGGTGTGGCGGTCTCAACGATCTGCTGGGCGAGGAAACCGCCGACATTTCTGCTCAGGACGCCCAACGCCTGGGCATTGCCCAGGGCGAAAAAATCCGGGTCTTTTCCCGGAGGGGATCGGTGGAGGTGAGGGCCAAGATTACGCCACAGGTGCCGGAAGGACTTGTGTGGATGGCATTCCACTTCAGGGAGGGATGTGCCAACTTTCTTACCAACTCTGCGGCTGACCCGGTTTCCAAGACAGCGGAATTCAAGGCCTGTGCCGTGAACATAGAAAAAATCGCATCCTAA
- a CDS encoding DUF1573 domain-containing protein: MIHEFIVRNQGNSELSILRVIPSCSCVSHSFDRTIPPGGEGGIKIGIETGGYGGQHLHRSILVKTNDPNNKKIYLTVTGKVTQSVTIKPAVVSLSGNPGQSLEALVTISPAKDFNIKILEMTQKIHTRIKAELAAPEQGNRDWHVKIRTYSDKADDFYDILTLKTDNPLKPELKVRVYAIYLDKTKIAIVPKKPHKH; encoded by the coding sequence TTGATCCATGAATTTATTGTCAGGAACCAGGGGAATTCGGAACTCAGCATACTCCGTGTTATTCCATCTTGCAGTTGCGTCAGCCATTCCTTTGACAGGACGATTCCTCCGGGCGGGGAAGGAGGGATAAAAATAGGAATAGAGACCGGCGGATACGGGGGGCAACACCTTCACAGGAGTATCCTGGTCAAGACAAATGATCCGAATAATAAAAAAATATACCTGACCGTAACGGGCAAGGTAACCCAGAGCGTAACAATCAAACCGGCTGTGGTCAGCCTGAGCGGCAATCCGGGTCAGAGTCTGGAGGCGCTGGTGACCATCAGCCCGGCCAAAGACTTTAATATTAAGATTTTGGAAATGACCCAAAAAATCCATACCAGAATTAAGGCGGAACTGGCGGCGCCCGAGCAGGGCAACCGGGACTGGCATGTTAAAATTAGGACCTATTCAGACAAGGCCGATGATTTTTACGACATTCTTACACTCAAAACGGACAATCCGCTCAAACCCGAACTGAAGGTCAGGGTATACGCCATTTATTTGGATAAAACCAAAATCGCTATTGTTCCGAAAAAACCGCATAAGCACTAG